A genomic segment from Limibacillus halophilus encodes:
- the smpB gene encoding SsrA-binding protein SmpB yields MAGTGTRVVAVNRRARHEYFIEDTLEVGLVLMGSEVKALRAGHGSIKEAYAREQGGELYLFGCHISEFAPAARENHSPLRPRKLLLHRRELGKLLGKLRERGATLVPLSLYFNERGVAKLELGLARGKKKADKRETEKQRDWDRQKSRLVREYG; encoded by the coding sequence ATGGCTGGCACGGGGACCCGCGTTGTCGCCGTCAATCGGCGGGCGCGGCACGAGTACTTTATCGAAGATACCCTGGAAGTCGGACTCGTTCTCATGGGTTCCGAGGTTAAAGCCTTGCGCGCCGGTCATGGGTCGATCAAAGAGGCCTACGCGCGCGAACAGGGCGGTGAGCTATACCTGTTCGGCTGTCACATTTCCGAGTTTGCACCGGCGGCAAGAGAGAATCACAGTCCTTTGAGACCGCGCAAACTACTGTTGCATCGCCGCGAGTTGGGCAAACTTCTGGGCAAACTTCGGGAGCGAGGTGCGACGCTGGTCCCGCTCTCCCTCTACTTCAACGAGCGTGGCGTGGCCAAGCTTGAGCTGGGTTTGGCGCGCGGCAAGAAGAAGGCCGACAAACGCGAAACCGAGAAGCAACGCGATTGGGATCGCCAAAAGTCGCGCCTCGTCCGCGAGTACGGTTGA
- the dapA gene encoding 4-hydroxy-tetrahydrodipicolinate synthase: MFRGSLTALITPFTNDGVDEDAFQAFVDWQITEGTQGLIPCGTTGESPTLTHAEHKRVVDLCVEAAAGRAPVIAGTGSNSTAEAIELTKAAKQSGANAALVVTPYYNKPTQEGLFQHFKAIHDAADLPILIYNIPGRSVVDMSVETMTRLSKLPNIVGVKDASNDLTRPIETRLACGPDFCQLSGEDATILPFLGGGGHGCISVTSNIAPRLCREMHDSWAAGNFAAAQALSDRLMPLHRTMFCETSPGPVKYAAKLLGRSSDRLRLPLAPIAEATCRRVEQSMLDCGLIDG; the protein is encoded by the coding sequence ATGTTTCGTGGCTCACTCACTGCATTGATCACGCCGTTTACGAATGACGGCGTGGACGAAGATGCCTTTCAGGCCTTCGTGGATTGGCAGATCACCGAAGGCACGCAGGGGCTGATTCCCTGCGGCACGACGGGTGAATCGCCGACCTTGACGCATGCTGAGCACAAACGCGTCGTCGACCTTTGCGTGGAAGCGGCGGCCGGGCGCGCACCTGTGATCGCTGGCACGGGCTCCAACAGCACAGCCGAAGCGATCGAGTTGACCAAGGCGGCCAAACAGTCTGGTGCGAACGCCGCACTCGTGGTCACGCCCTATTACAACAAGCCAACTCAGGAGGGGCTCTTCCAGCACTTCAAGGCGATCCATGACGCCGCTGATTTGCCGATCCTGATCTACAACATTCCGGGGCGTTCGGTGGTTGATATGTCGGTCGAGACCATGACCCGCCTATCCAAGCTGCCAAACATCGTCGGCGTGAAGGACGCGAGCAACGACCTGACTCGTCCGATCGAGACGCGTCTGGCCTGCGGTCCCGACTTTTGCCAGTTGTCCGGCGAGGACGCGACGATCCTGCCGTTCCTGGGTGGCGGTGGGCATGGGTGCATTTCGGTGACCTCCAATATCGCGCCTCGGCTTTGCCGTGAAATGCATGATTCTTGGGCAGCAGGCAATTTTGCCGCCGCGCAAGCTTTAAGCGATCGCTTGATGCCGTTGCACCGGACCATGTTCTGCGAGACCAGTCCCGGGCCGGTGAAGTACGCCGCTAAACTACTGGGTCGTAGTTCGGACCGCCTGCGGTTACCCTTGGCGCCCATCGCCGAGGCTACCTGCCGCCGGGTCGAGCAATCGATGTTGGACTGCGGGCTGATCGACGGGTAA
- the folK gene encoding 2-amino-4-hydroxy-6-hydroxymethyldihydropteridine diphosphokinase — MILIALGANLPAAGYTSPRATLEAALSRLQDKGPKITAKSRWYRSAPVPPSDQPDFVNGAACVETEFGSRELLEALHAIEAEFGRRRSVPNAARTLDLDLLAYDAEVVDQPGGLQIPHPRLQDRSFVLLPLRDIAAEWRHPISGLSVGEMLSRLPTLEGVSPLDDD; from the coding sequence ATGATCTTGATAGCTTTAGGCGCAAACTTACCTGCCGCGGGATATACCTCACCGCGGGCTACGCTTGAAGCCGCTTTGTCTCGGCTACAGGACAAAGGTCCGAAAATCACGGCAAAATCGCGATGGTATCGCAGCGCACCTGTGCCGCCGTCCGATCAACCGGATTTCGTCAACGGTGCGGCCTGCGTGGAAACAGAGTTTGGTTCCCGGGAACTGCTGGAGGCCTTGCATGCGATAGAGGCCGAATTCGGTCGCAGGCGCAGTGTCCCCAATGCGGCACGAACACTAGACTTGGATCTACTGGCTTATGACGCCGAGGTCGTGGATCAGCCAGGGGGATTGCAGATTCCGCATCCCCGTTTGCAAGACCGCAGTTTCGTGCTCCTTCCTTTGCGCGATATAGCAGCGGAATGGCGTCATCCGATCTCCGGACTGAGCGTAGGGGAGATGTTGTCTCGCCTTCCGACCCTTGAGGGAGTAAGCCCTCTGGATGACGACTAG
- a CDS encoding uracil-DNA glycosylase, protein MSNLEPNRNCGLCPRLAEFRASNRDKFPTFFNSPVPAFGQAPVRLLIVGLAPGLKGANRTGRPFTGDYAGDLLYPTLTKFGWALGDYRAAPDDGLTLSGCRITNAVRCVPPANKPETSEIRNCNGYLRAEIASLRPGLAAILSLGLVSHGAVLTALGLRKSHFRFAHAAQHRLPDGLLLANSYHCSRYNTNTGRLTTQMFEAVFTQLQEELA, encoded by the coding sequence ATGAGCAATCTTGAACCCAACCGCAACTGCGGGCTTTGCCCGCGGTTAGCGGAATTTCGCGCCAGTAACCGGGATAAGTTCCCTACTTTCTTCAACAGTCCTGTCCCGGCATTCGGGCAGGCACCGGTGCGCCTGTTGATCGTGGGGTTAGCCCCTGGTTTGAAGGGTGCAAATCGGACCGGGCGGCCCTTTACCGGTGACTATGCCGGCGATCTTCTCTATCCGACCTTGACCAAGTTTGGCTGGGCCCTTGGTGATTATCGGGCAGCGCCCGACGATGGCCTGACCTTGAGCGGCTGCCGCATCACAAATGCGGTGCGTTGCGTACCGCCGGCAAACAAGCCCGAAACATCCGAAATACGGAACTGCAACGGCTATTTGCGTGCGGAAATCGCAAGTCTGCGCCCTGGCCTTGCGGCAATTCTAAGCTTGGGTCTGGTATCACATGGCGCGGTGCTGACGGCTTTGGGTTTGCGCAAGAGTCATTTTCGCTTCGCCCATGCGGCCCAGCACCGATTGCCCGACGGCTTGCTTCTTGCCAACAGCTATCACTGCTCGCGTTACAACACCAATACCGGTCGATTGACCACGCAGATGTTCGAAGCAGTATTTACCCAGCTACAGGAAGAGTTGGCGTAG
- a CDS encoding LabA-like NYN domain-containing protein: MRFYPDERVALFIDGANLYGTARSLDFDIDYKRLLTFFGDHCHLIRAFYYTALVEDQEYSPIRPLVDWLDYNGYNMVTKPTKEFTDASGRRKLKGNMDIELAIDMLEMAEHLDHIVLFSGDGDFRRLVEAVQRKAVRVTVISTIKTQPPMIADELRRQADHFVDLVDLQREIARQYGDDSAPRRPSEDHGEGQGENGDDYLDDDDDDDYFDEDGDDTAGA; the protein is encoded by the coding sequence TTGCGATTTTACCCTGATGAACGCGTGGCGCTGTTTATTGATGGCGCAAACCTTTACGGAACAGCGCGATCCTTGGATTTTGACATCGATTACAAGCGCCTTCTGACGTTCTTCGGCGATCATTGCCATCTGATTCGGGCTTTTTACTATACTGCCTTGGTCGAAGATCAAGAATACTCTCCCATACGCCCTCTGGTCGATTGGCTGGACTACAACGGTTACAACATGGTCACCAAGCCGACCAAGGAGTTCACCGACGCTTCGGGGCGCCGGAAGCTCAAGGGCAACATGGATATCGAGCTTGCCATCGACATGCTTGAGATGGCCGAGCATCTGGATCATATCGTACTCTTTTCCGGTGACGGGGATTTCCGCCGTCTGGTTGAAGCCGTACAGCGCAAGGCCGTCAGAGTTACCGTCATCTCGACAATCAAGACCCAACCGCCGATGATAGCCGACGAACTACGGCGCCAGGCCGATCACTTTGTCGACTTGGTGGATTTGCAACGCGAGATCGCTCGCCAGTACGGTGACGACAGCGCGCCACGCCGGCCCAGTGAAGATCATGGTGAAGGCCAAGGCGAGAATGGGGACGACTATCTAGACGATGACGATGACGATGACTATTTCGACGAAGACGGCGACGATACCGCTGGCGCATGA